GGAGTAGGCGAATACCAAGGTAATCCTCTAGTAAATAATTTAATTGGTGATAGTCCCAACTTAGAAGGCAAAGAAGTTAGATTTGGTTGGGCAGAAACAGCATTATGGGCAGTTTTAACTACAGGAACGATGTGCGGTGCAGTCAACGGAATGCACGATTCTCTGATGCCAAATGGCGGCTTTTCCACCCTATTTAATATGTTCGTGCAAATGGTCTGGGGTGGTCAAGGAACGGGAACGGCTTATTTGTTCGTTTACCTAATTTTGACCGTGTTTCTCACAGGTTTAATGGTAGGTAGAACCCCAGAATTTTTAGGACGCAAAATTGAAAAAAGAGAAATCGTTCTCGCTAGCGTTATTTTACTCGTCCACCCGATCGCGATTTTAATTCCTAGCGCGATTACTCTTGCCTTTCCCGATACGCTTGCAGGAATTAGCAACCCTGGGTTTCATGGTATTTCTCAAGTTGTCTACGAATATACCTCAGCATCAGCTAACAATGGTTCCGGTTTTGAAGGATTAGGGGATGCTACTTTATGGTGGAATTTAAGTGCTTGTTTCAGCTTATTAGCAGGACGCTATTTACCAATTACTGCCTTGTTGCTATTAGCCGACAGCATGACACGCAAACAGCCAGTACCGGAAACTGCTGGCACTTTGAGAACTGACACGCTGCTATTTACAGGCGTTACGGCTGGCGTAATTCTCATCCTTGGCGTACTCACATTCTTCCCCGTCCTAGCTTTAGGACCGATCGCAGAAGGATTTCAAATTGGTAATTGGTAATTGGTTTAACACTTCTCCCTTGTCCCCCTTGTCCCCCATCTATGAATTCTATAGCCTCTACAAAACCTCCACGTCCTAGACCGCAAGGACCTCGCGGCGATCGCAAGCATACACCAAAAGTCAACACTCAAGGACTTTACAAAAGAGCAATCAAGGAATCTTTTGTCAAGCTTAAGCCACGAGTGATGTTAAAAAATCCCGTCATGTTTGTGGTTTACGTAGGAACAATTATCACCGTCTTGATGATATTTGACCCTTATTTATTTGGACCAGTTCAAGGCGAAAACCTGAGATTTTTTAACGGGTTAATCGCATTAATTTTATTCTTTACTGTAGTATTTGCCAATTTTGCTGAAGCTGTGGCAGAAGGACGAGGCAAGGCGCAAGCCGATGCTTTGCGATCGACAAAATCAGATACGATCGCCAAAAAACTTTTACCCGATGGATCGATTCAAGAAATTTCTTCTACCCAACTGCATCGCGGCGATATGGTTAAGGTGGTGGCTGGCGATATTATTCCCGCTGATGGTGAAGTGTTAGCAGGTGTAGCTTCAGTCGATGAATCGGCAATTACGGGGGAATCCGCACCCGTATTGAAAGAACCAGGTTCGGACGTGGCTAGTTCCGTCACGGGTGGGACGCGCATTCTCTCCGACGAACTCAGTATCCGCATTACAGCCGATCCTGGTAAAGGCTTTATCGATCGCATGATTTCCCTGGTAGAAGGGGCAGAACGCGCTAAAACTCCCAATGAAATTGCTTTAACAGTGTTATTAGCAGTTTTAACGTTGGTGTTTCTGTTTGTTGTAGCGACATTACCAACAATTGCTAGCTATGTAAATAGTCCCGTCAGTATCGCAATTTTGATTGCCTTGTTAGTCGCACTCATCCCAACTACCATCGGCGGTTTATTGAGCGCGATCGGAATTGCAGGTATGGATCGGGTGGCACAATTTAACGTCATAGCCACCTCTGGACGCGCCGTAGAAGCCTGCGGCGATGTCAACACTCTCATTTTGGACAAAACAGGTACGATCACGTTAGGAAACCGTTTGGCAGAGGAGTTCGTGCCTGTCAACGGTCATACGATGAATGACATTGCGCGAGTGGCGTTAGCAGCCAGCTTGTTTGACAATACACCGGAAGGAAAATCAATCGTCCGCCTAGCGGAAAAATTGGGAGCAACAGTAGACTTCGATCGCAACCTTGCTGAAGGAATTGAATTTTCTGCTAAAACCCGCATGAGTGGGACGAATTTACCCGATGGTAGCGAGGTACGAAAAGGTGCGGTAGGCGCGATTAAAGGTTTCGTGCGTTCCCGTAACGGACGCGAAACCCCCGAACTCGATACAGCCTACGAACGCATTGCTCAATTAGGTGGTACGCCCTTAGCAGTTGCACTTAATGGCGAAATTTACGGCGTAATTTACCTCAAGGATATCGTTAAACCAGGCATACGCGATCGCTTCGATCAGTTGCGGCGCATGGGTGTACGCACAGTCATGTTAACTGGAGATAACCGCATTACTGCTAGTGTAATTGCTCAAGAAGCTGGGGTAGATGACTTTATTGCCGAAGCCACACCCGAAGACAAAATCGAGGTAATTCAACGGGAACAAGCGCAAGGCAAAATTGTTGCCATGACAGGAGACGGAACGAATGACGCGCCAGCATTAGCACAGGCAAATGTGGGAGTTGCGATGAATTCGGGAACTCAGGCGGCGAAAGAAGCAGCGAATATGGTCGATTTAGATTCCGATCCGACAAAGCTAATTGACATCGTGACTATTGGTAAACAACTGCTAATTACCCGTGGGGCGCTGACAACTTTTTCTATTGCCAATGATATCGCTAAGTATTTTGCAATTATTCCCATCATTTTTGCTTCAGCTAATTTACAAAGCTTGAATCTGATGGGATTAACTAGCACAAACTCAGCTGTATTATCAGCATTAATTTACAACGCTTTGATTATTCCGGCTCTAATTCCTCTAGCTTTGAAGGGTGTAAAGTTTCGTCCGCTATCAGCAAATCAGTTGCTACAACGAAATATTCTAATTTACGGTTTAGGTGGGGTAATTGCACCATTTATTGCAATTAAGTTAATTGATGTTTTGGTGTCAGCAGTGGGATTAGCCTGACAAGGAGTATAAAGAAATGAAACGACAGACAAAATTAAATCGATTACCAACTACCAACTACCAACTACTAACTACCAATTTATGTATCCGTCCCAAACTACCCCTCGTCATTTTCCTCGTTCTATCCCTTAACGCCATCCTCGCTCCAATAGTATATGCAGCCACAGATGAAACATGGCAACGAACCCAAGCCTATGCACTAGGAATTTTAGGTTTCATAACATTGGCACTAGTAATTTATTTATTTGATGTCGTATTTCGACCGGAGCGATACTAATGTCTATATTTCGAGAAATTCTGCGAGGAATTCGTCTAACTCTGGCGCTGTGGTTACTAACAGCAGTTCTTTATCCCGGTTTAATTCTCTTAGTGGGACAATTACCATTTTTACAAAGTCAAGCTAATGGCAGCATAGTAGTAAATTTAGAAAATCAACCTGTAGGCTCGGTTTTAATTGGTCAACCATTTACATCTGAAAGATATTTTCAAAGTCGTCCTAGTACAGTTGACTATAGTACTAGCACAGAAACTACATCCACTGGTGTATCTGGTGCGAGTAATTTAGCTCCTAGCAATCCAGAATTACTCAAACGAATTGAAGCACAAGCCAAACAGTTGCAAGAGAACGGTATTCAACCCACTGCCGATCTGGTTTATACCTCTGGTTCTGGCTTAGATCCTCATATTACATTAGAAGCAGTAGAAGCACAGTTAGTAAGAGTTGCCAAAGCACGGAATTTTTCAACTGATGAAATTGTACCTTTTGTAAATAAGCATACTCAAGGTAGATTCTTGGGAATATTTGGCGAACCTGGAGTTAATGTATTAAAGCTAAATCAAGAATTAGATGTTTTGGAAATCACCAAGGGGAAGTCGTAAGTCAAAAGTCAAAAGTTAAAAGTCAAAAGTTATCAACTACTAACTTCTCACTACTGACAAATGACAAATGACAAATGGCGAAAAAAGGTAAGCATAAAATTTTTATTGGTATGGCTCCTGGGGTAGGAAAAACCTATCGAATGCTAGATGAAGGTCACGCCTTAAAGCGAGAAGGAATTGATATTGTTATTGGATTGCTAGAGACCCACGGAAGGAAAGAAACAGCACAAAAAGCTGAAGGACTAGAGATCGTACCGCGCCAACACATTATGCGTAGCGGTATGACATTAACAGAAATGGATACAGAGGCAATTATCAAGCGATCGCCTCAGTTAGTATTAGTAGATGAACTCGCTCATACGAATGTCCCTGGTTCCTTCCACGAAAAACGCTATCAGGATGTAGAAGATATTTTAAGAGCGGGAATTGATGTCTACTCTACTGTCAACATTCAACACCTCGAAAGTCTTAACGATCTCGTAGCGCGGATAACAGGAATTGTAGTACGAGAGCGCGTTCCCGATCGCCTACTCGACGAAGCAGATGAGGTGGTGGTAGTCGATGTCACGCCAGAAACTTTAGAAGAAAGATTGTTAGAAGGTAAAATTTACGCTTCTAACAAAATTGACCAATGTTTGCAAAACTTTTTCCAACGCCGCAATTTGATCGCTTTGCGCGAACTAGCACTAAGAGAAGTCGCCGATAACGTTGAAGACGATGCCCTAGAACTGAGCGCCCGTAACAACGGCAATGACCTAGACGGACAGTATTGTAACATTCACGAACGAGTATTAGTCTGCGTATCAACTTATCCTAACTCCGTTCAGCTCTTGCGGCGAGGGGCAAGAATTGCTGGTTACATGAATGCACCACTCTACGTTGTGTTTGTGGAAGATCCAGATAAATTCCTCACTAGGGAAGAAAGCCTACACGTCGAGACTTGTGAAAAATTGTGTCAAGAATTTGGCGGTACATTTATTCGTGTCAAAAATCATGACATTGCCAAAGCGATCGCGGATGTAGCCTGTAAGTATCATGTCACGCAAATCGTCATTGGGGAAAGCCAACGATCTCGTTGGAAAATCTTATTGAAAGGCTCCTTAACTCAAAAATTAGTCCGATTGCTAAAAAATATCGATCTGCACATCATCGCAACCGACAAAAAAGAACCATTATGAAGTCGTAAGTCGTAAGTCATTTTTCTCCCTCAGCTTCCTCAGCTTCCTCAGCCTCCTCAGCTCCCCCAGCTCTCTTACCTCCCTGCTCCCTAACAAATGTACTAGGATAAAACAGAGAAATCTTCCAGATGCAGCAGGCATGAACTTTTTAACTTACGTTCTCCATGTGGTAGGTTCGGGTGCGATCGCGTACTATACTGCTCGACAAATCCGCGATCCCCTCACACGTCCCAATACTCTCGCTGGCTTCCAATTAGCAGAATCAGGCTCGGTTCCCTTCTTGACAAAATTGAGTCAACGTGCTGGCGGAGAAGGCGATGAGTGGTTGGCTGAGAAATTGGCAAAACACGCAGCTGATGAAACTAGGCACGGTCAAATTTTCGCCCATGCTTTGAAACAACTGAATAAACAAGTCATCGATTTCAAGCGGGAGCGCGAAAAAACGCCAGAGGAAAAACCGAAGGAACAGCAGCGCAGTCCCTTTTTTGATGCTTTCTTCAAAGGCTACTCCCCAGAGCAGCTTAAGCCGGAAAATATGGAGTGGAATGTATTTCTAGCTAGCACCTACATTTTAGAGTTGGATGCTAGCAAAGATTTCGTCCGCATGGCAAATGTATTACCTGAAGACGAACCAACTAGCCGTAACCTGAAAAAGAGCCTTCTGAGTGTAGCTCAAGATGAAACTGGTCACGCCAACTACCTCTATGAAGCCATGATGCGGCGAATGCCTGCAAACCAAGTGCAACAACTCGTAGACGAGTGGCGCACCCGCAAAGTCAATGCTCTCATCGCATTTACCAGCAATATGCTTCAAGGCAAAGACAAACCACGTTCTTTAGTAACAGAAGGCGCTCCCGCCGAAACGCCAGCCGACTCTCAACCGCAAGAATTAGCAGCCGTTTAAATTTGTCATTTGTCATTTGTGAGTGGCTAGTGGCTAGTAGCTAGAATCTTTATCTAGTCACTAGCCACCAATCACTAGCCACTAAGAACTGACCTCCATGCCTTACTTAAACGATTTAGCTCAATTTCTGGATCGCTTTTTTGCGATCGAGCGCTATTCTGCTTCTGAAAGGGGTGGTGTTTACATACCATCACCGCGCCCAATTAGTAGAATAGGACTAGCTTTAGAGCCGTGGGAAAATTTGCCACAGTGGGTTGAGAAACAAAAATTGGATGCACTGTTTCTCCATCGTCCTTGGAAATTGCAAGCGAAATTATTGCCAGATATTGGAGTCTTATCCTATCACTTGGCATTTGACGAGTGCATGACATTGGGGTTTAATTCCCGTCTAGCGAATGTATTATCTATGTCAGACTTGGAGGTACTGGGAGAAAAACAAGGGCGAGCGATTGGTGCGATTGGTAACATACCTCAGCAAAAGATCGCGGAATATTTACATTGCATTACCGAAATTTTTGGCGGACTAGAAGAAGTACATCTAAGTAGAACAGTAGAAGTTTCGCGTATAGCAGTTGTAGGAGGAATGAACGATGAACTAGTTAGGGAAGCTGCAACACGCGGCGCTAATTTGTATGTCACTGGACAAATGCGGCAGCCAGCCGTTGAAGCTTTGAAGGAAACGGAAATTAGTGCGATCGCAGTGGGACATCGCCGTTGCGAACAATGGGGTTTAAAATCCCTTGCCGGACTGTTGCGCGATCGCTGGTCTGGGTTATCAGTCATCGGTGAAGAAAGGGAGTAGGGAGCAGGGAGTAGGGAAGAATAATTTAACTCACGCACTACGCACTACTTTCTTATCAACAACGAAACTAATTACGCGATCGGATTTGGCGGTAATATTTTCTCATACGTATATGCTTAAATTTAATGTAAAAAATGTGACTTCAGTAGGTCAAAAACGTTATAATCAAACTCATATTTGGACGAGATTTTTCTAGAATATAACTGTACATTCACGGAAGTAACGAGCAGTTGGTATAAAAAATAAAATGAAGTTACAGTAAAAGTCCGCTTGAAGATTGAATGAAAGTGAAGATAAGTTTATGAAGGAATTTTTATAAGTTCATTAAATTATGTTAGTAAATTAATTCGAGAACATCCCCTAGCGTCGGCAAGTTGGGCAATTTATAGTTTTGCTTGAAGTGTTTGGCGTGCAATATCTGTCAATGCTGCTACACAAATCTTTTACAGAGGAATCATGCAAGCTTCCCCAAACATTACCTCCGCTTGGCAACGGCTCAAAAAGAACGAATTGAGCTGTTCTGAAGCGATCGCCCTTCTAGTAGATAATGAAGGAATTGTCAACCAAACACTACTAGATAAGGAAGTTAGTAGCAGATTTTTGCGCCACTTTCCCGATAAAACTTCCTTGCCTCCAGCTATTCCCTTGCTATTGTGGCGTGGATGTTACTATCTTGGTTCGCCCGTATCCCTCGACTCAGAAACGCTAGCCCAACTACAACAGCGCACGGGTAGCCAAATCGAAGTCATCCCCATTGCTGACAAAAGCTACCGTACTTGGTTTCACTCTCAAAGCCTCAATCCCAATCGGATCAGCTCTATGCCCATAGTTAACCCAATTACGGGACAACTAGAGCAAGAAGACATCAGCGAAACTACAGAAATTTATTTAAGCAAAGCTGGCGATCAAATCGAGCGGATCAAAACGATTATCTCTGGAGCATTACGCAACCGAGCTAGCGACATCCACTTAGAGCCAATGGTAGATGGCTTGAGAGTGCGTTATCGAATTGATGGCGTGCTACGTGACATTACCACCTTACCAATAACAATGAGCCGCCGCGTCGTGATGGCGTTGAAGGTGATGTGCAACATGGACATTGCCGAACACCGCCGCCCGCAAGATGGCAGGATTGAGGAAAAGTATGCTTCAGGCGATGAAGCAGAACTCAACATGGACATGCGCGTCAGTACCCTGCCCTGCGTCAATGGCGAAAAAGCAGTTATCCGCCTCTTGCCCCGAGAAAATCCCTTTACTCACTTGGGCAACCTGGGCTTTGTTCCAGAAACGATGAACGCCTACAAAGCTTGGTTAGAGCAACCCCAAGGCATGATTATTCTGACAGGTCCCACGGGAAGCGGTAAAACTAGTACACTTTATACGAGTTTGCAGAATGTTGCTAAAGAACACGTTAACGTCGTCACGGTAGAAGATCCGGTTGAGTACGTCCTGCCAGGAATTACTCAAACTCAAGTTCACGAAGCCGCAGGAATGACATTTGCCGCAGGGATGCGGGCAATTTTGCGTCAAGATCCAGACATTATCATGGTGGGTGAAGTTCGCGATAGCGAAACGGCAGAAACCGCAGTCAGAGCAGCGCTAACCGGACACTTGGTATTTACCACTCTGCACACGAATGATGCACTCGGGGCAATTCCGCGTCTGAAGGATTTAGGTATAGATCCTGGTTTGTTGAGCGATGCGTTGTTGGGAGTAGTGGCTCAGCGTTTGGTACGTCGTGTTTGTCCCCATTGCAGCGAGCCTTATACCCCTACAGAAACAGATTTGAAAGTGCTGGGATTGGGACGAGACATACGTACTGATACGTGGCGTAAAGGTCGAGGTTGCTCGATGTGCTTCAACTCTGGATTTTTGGGACGGGAAGCAGTGGTCGAGTTAATTGACGTAGACGATCGCATCCGCGATATTATCTACGAAGGTACGATGACCCAGTTACAGCGCTACCTACGAGAGATTAACTATGCATCTTTCCGCAAGGCAGCGGTAGAGAAGGTGATGGCTGGGTTGACCACCGTACAAGAAGTCTTGCGCGTCCTACCTCGTTGTGCTTTGTACAACAACCATTTTGCTAGTGATAGCTTGGCTGAATCGGAATATGAATTAAACGGGCGCAAGCTGCCTGAATTGGGGAGAATGCAATAGCTCGCGGTATGTATTTCATTTGAATGTAGGGGCGCACAGCTGTGCGCCCCTACATATTTAAAAAAAGAGGGGAAGGATTTTTGTTTTCCTTCCCCTCTTTCTTGCGGTTATTTTTACTGTCTTCGGCTTTATCGCCTTCTTTGAGCCTTTGACGCATCATCTGCGCCTGTTTCTTCAGTTGTCTGGCTCTTGCCGCACCGCCTCTACCTTTGTCGTTTCTACCTTCGCGACGGGGCGACTCCCATCGTTTGAGTCGCATACTCTGCTCCTTTGCAGCTTTTCTGGTATTGTGCTGATGGGCAGGAGGAGAATCGAACTCCTATGGGTTTAAGCCCGCTTGATTTTGAGTCAAGTGCGTCTACCAGTTTCGCCACCCGCCCTTTTTTTCAGCTTTACCATTGTAATCTATTTTTGTATTTTCTAACAAGTTTTGATATTCGCGACTAGATGCCCAGCGATCGATCTCTCTAGCACGTAAGACTGGCACGGGATGGGTGAGTTGAGAGGAGTGAGCTGATTTCAGCATTTCGCCAATTTCGGTATTGCTAATATTGTCGTAAGCGCGCGCTTGCTCGATAAAAGCATCGAGATTGAGCTGGGAAGCCAGAACGGGAGAACCACCAGCGAGTTTCATCAATATCGACATCACAACTTTGGGGTCTTGAGTGGCTAGCAAGGCAGCGCGATCGCAGGTAAACTCAGCACAGCGTACCCATTCTAATAGTTGCGCCTGTAGGGTTTGGACGAGTAACTGACCCACATTAGGCAGTTGTCCGGCTGCGAGGACAATCAAATTCACTAACGTCAAATAGACCCCGTGGTCGCATTTGAGATGACCCAATTCGTGAGCAATCACCGCCTGCACTTCCTCTGGTGTCAGCAGATCGATCAGTGAAGTGTGCATGACAATAAATGGTTGCTTACCTCGCATAGCAAAAGTGTAAGCATTGGGGACTGGGTGCTGTCTGACATACAACTGCGGCGGTTCCAGATCCAAAACCCGACACGCTTCTATTAACAGTTGATGATATTGCGGTAATTGGCGATCGCTCACCAGAATACTTGAGGCAATATTTTCAATATAGAAAAATTGTTCTGCCAATTGTCCCAATAAATTTCGCACCAGCAAATCGACACCAGGAATTTGTTTGAGTGCTTTAGTTGCTTCTAAGTCTAAAGGATGACGAAAAGAATCTGCTTTAAGCCCAACTAACTGCGTCTTGAGGGAAGACATGAGTATTGCGAACCAGTTTGTAGAGTAATAAAAGGTAATAAAGTAGATGCGATCGCCGACCCGCTGTCATCAGCAACATCGCAGTCAACATCTCACAGTCAGTATAGCGAATTCAGTTGTCAGCGATCGCTATGCAACTACCAACTACCAACTACCCATTACCAATTCAATCCGGTAGAGGAATTTTCATCGAACCGCAATCTTTGCGATTGCAAAGATACCATTTCGCGGGTGCAACTGCGCCTTCAGTGTCGAAGTACACGAGTCCTTCAGGAATGTTGTAGTAAATTTCCATTGTCACCTCGCAACCGAGGATGCGCTGAAGTAGTTTTTTGAGGATCTCTTGCCTGGAACCGATTGCTGCCGTCACTTCGCGGCTTTTGCAGTGTACCATCAGCTTAGGGCGGTTGGATTGTTCGCAAGACCAAACGTTAAAATCTACAGCCAGACGTAACAAAGCCCTCGTTTGAGGATCGCACATCTCAATTAAGGTATTTTCAATTTCAGCCTTTTCAATTGCGGTTGGTTTTTCTTTGTTGTAAATCAGTTTCATAACTTAATTTCCATACTGCTTACCAACATTTTTGAGATTTTTTTACCAACTTTGCGTCACATCTGCCACATTTTTTATCTCGCTCAACTTTTAATATCAATGAAGGCAGGCGATCGCATTCAATCATGCAGAAGTGCTAATTGTGGCTTAGTTTCAGCCTAGCTTATTCTGTATTTTCCTGGCTATTAGTAAATCAGTAATTGTTAACTTGGTTCAAACATTTTCACAAAATTTTACTTCAAAAAATCGGAAAAAGCTGTCTTCTATCTATCGAGAGAAATGTATGACGATACCTTACATTTTTATTAACTGTTCTTTCAGTACAAGCCATCATGTGCGGAGAGTGACATTTCCCGTCAACTGGCAACTCTCCAAAACCCTATAACAATCACCATGACTAAAACACGATTAGCTATCACTTACGTCAGCTATTGTCAATGAGTACATTTTTCATATAATGGATGAAATATAAAAATGAACTTTTATTAAGCTGTTAAGCGAGGAGAAAGTTAAAGATGTATGTCGTGCAAATTGCCTC
This window of the Chroococcidiopsis thermalis PCC 7203 genome carries:
- the kdpB gene encoding potassium-transporting ATPase subunit KdpB, translated to MNSIASTKPPRPRPQGPRGDRKHTPKVNTQGLYKRAIKESFVKLKPRVMLKNPVMFVVYVGTIITVLMIFDPYLFGPVQGENLRFFNGLIALILFFTVVFANFAEAVAEGRGKAQADALRSTKSDTIAKKLLPDGSIQEISSTQLHRGDMVKVVAGDIIPADGEVLAGVASVDESAITGESAPVLKEPGSDVASSVTGGTRILSDELSIRITADPGKGFIDRMISLVEGAERAKTPNEIALTVLLAVLTLVFLFVVATLPTIASYVNSPVSIAILIALLVALIPTTIGGLLSAIGIAGMDRVAQFNVIATSGRAVEACGDVNTLILDKTGTITLGNRLAEEFVPVNGHTMNDIARVALAASLFDNTPEGKSIVRLAEKLGATVDFDRNLAEGIEFSAKTRMSGTNLPDGSEVRKGAVGAIKGFVRSRNGRETPELDTAYERIAQLGGTPLAVALNGEIYGVIYLKDIVKPGIRDRFDQLRRMGVRTVMLTGDNRITASVIAQEAGVDDFIAEATPEDKIEVIQREQAQGKIVAMTGDGTNDAPALAQANVGVAMNSGTQAAKEAANMVDLDSDPTKLIDIVTIGKQLLITRGALTTFSIANDIAKYFAIIPIIFASANLQSLNLMGLTSTNSAVLSALIYNALIIPALIPLALKGVKFRPLSANQLLQRNILIYGLGGVIAPFIAIKLIDVLVSAVGLA
- a CDS encoding potassium-transporting ATPase subunit F; amino-acid sequence: MKRQTKLNRLPTTNYQLLTTNLCIRPKLPLVIFLVLSLNAILAPIVYAATDETWQRTQAYALGILGFITLALVIYLFDVVFRPERY
- the kdpC gene encoding K(+)-transporting ATPase subunit C, with protein sequence MSIFREILRGIRLTLALWLLTAVLYPGLILLVGQLPFLQSQANGSIVVNLENQPVGSVLIGQPFTSERYFQSRPSTVDYSTSTETTSTGVSGASNLAPSNPELLKRIEAQAKQLQENGIQPTADLVYTSGSGLDPHITLEAVEAQLVRVAKARNFSTDEIVPFVNKHTQGRFLGIFGEPGVNVLKLNQELDVLEITKGKS
- a CDS encoding universal stress protein → MAKKGKHKIFIGMAPGVGKTYRMLDEGHALKREGIDIVIGLLETHGRKETAQKAEGLEIVPRQHIMRSGMTLTEMDTEAIIKRSPQLVLVDELAHTNVPGSFHEKRYQDVEDILRAGIDVYSTVNIQHLESLNDLVARITGIVVRERVPDRLLDEADEVVVVDVTPETLEERLLEGKIYASNKIDQCLQNFFQRRNLIALRELALREVADNVEDDALELSARNNGNDLDGQYCNIHERVLVCVSTYPNSVQLLRRGARIAGYMNAPLYVVFVEDPDKFLTREESLHVETCEKLCQEFGGTFIRVKNHDIAKAIADVACKYHVTQIVIGESQRSRWKILLKGSLTQKLVRLLKNIDLHIIATDKKEPL
- a CDS encoding ferritin-like domain-containing protein, with the translated sequence MNFLTYVLHVVGSGAIAYYTARQIRDPLTRPNTLAGFQLAESGSVPFLTKLSQRAGGEGDEWLAEKLAKHAADETRHGQIFAHALKQLNKQVIDFKREREKTPEEKPKEQQRSPFFDAFFKGYSPEQLKPENMEWNVFLASTYILELDASKDFVRMANVLPEDEPTSRNLKKSLLSVAQDETGHANYLYEAMMRRMPANQVQQLVDEWRTRKVNALIAFTSNMLQGKDKPRSLVTEGAPAETPADSQPQELAAV
- a CDS encoding Nif3-like dinuclear metal center hexameric protein: MPYLNDLAQFLDRFFAIERYSASERGGVYIPSPRPISRIGLALEPWENLPQWVEKQKLDALFLHRPWKLQAKLLPDIGVLSYHLAFDECMTLGFNSRLANVLSMSDLEVLGEKQGRAIGAIGNIPQQKIAEYLHCITEIFGGLEEVHLSRTVEVSRIAVVGGMNDELVREAATRGANLYVTGQMRQPAVEALKETEISAIAVGHRRCEQWGLKSLAGLLRDRWSGLSVIGEERE
- a CDS encoding GspE/PulE family protein is translated as MQASPNITSAWQRLKKNELSCSEAIALLVDNEGIVNQTLLDKEVSSRFLRHFPDKTSLPPAIPLLLWRGCYYLGSPVSLDSETLAQLQQRTGSQIEVIPIADKSYRTWFHSQSLNPNRISSMPIVNPITGQLEQEDISETTEIYLSKAGDQIERIKTIISGALRNRASDIHLEPMVDGLRVRYRIDGVLRDITTLPITMSRRVVMALKVMCNMDIAEHRRPQDGRIEEKYASGDEAELNMDMRVSTLPCVNGEKAVIRLLPRENPFTHLGNLGFVPETMNAYKAWLEQPQGMIILTGPTGSGKTSTLYTSLQNVAKEHVNVVTVEDPVEYVLPGITQTQVHEAAGMTFAAGMRAILRQDPDIIMVGEVRDSETAETAVRAALTGHLVFTTLHTNDALGAIPRLKDLGIDPGLLSDALLGVVAQRLVRRVCPHCSEPYTPTETDLKVLGLGRDIRTDTWRKGRGCSMCFNSGFLGREAVVELIDVDDRIRDIIYEGTMTQLQRYLREINYASFRKAAVEKVMAGLTTVQEVLRVLPRCALYNNHFASDSLAESEYELNGRKLPELGRMQ
- a CDS encoding M48 family metallopeptidase, producing the protein MSSLKTQLVGLKADSFRHPLDLEATKALKQIPGVDLLVRNLLGQLAEQFFYIENIASSILVSDRQLPQYHQLLIEACRVLDLEPPQLYVRQHPVPNAYTFAMRGKQPFIVMHTSLIDLLTPEEVQAVIAHELGHLKCDHGVYLTLVNLIVLAAGQLPNVGQLLVQTLQAQLLEWVRCAEFTCDRAALLATQDPKVVMSILMKLAGGSPVLASQLNLDAFIEQARAYDNISNTEIGEMLKSAHSSQLTHPVPVLRAREIDRWASSREYQNLLENTKIDYNGKAEKKGGWRNW